The Oxyura jamaicensis isolate SHBP4307 breed ruddy duck chromosome 3, BPBGC_Ojam_1.0, whole genome shotgun sequence genome segment ACCTTGCACTGCTGGGAAATTCTGGAGAGAGGCAGGTGTTGGGTCCTTGTTTCGTCATCTGAGCTGGTtattctgcttcttcctctctccttctgcACATATAAGGTTATTTTCAATCCCTTCAAAAAAACATTGCGGTGTGTAAACTTAATGGGACAGCTTTTGGACATTGCTACCCAAATCCAGATCTCTAAATAACAAATTAATGCAAGCTCTTAAGTTTATCTGTGCATGAGTGTTAACTCTGGCATCGTGCTTTTACCCTGTTGGGCAactaaactccaccacaaccgctctctcactcctcctcagAGGAAGTGGGGGAGAAAACACGATGGAAAAAGGCTCGAGGGTTGAGTtaaggacaaggagattgcTCACCATTTACTGCCATGGCCAAAACAAACTCAGTATAAGGAGatgaatataatttattgcgtatcactagcagactagagcagtgagaaactaaaaacaaactacaaaTACCTTTCCCCCATCCATCCTATCCCcccgagcagtgcaggggaatgggggctgcggtcagtccctgatgcttcctCTCTGTCACTCCCccacggtccctccctgcccctgctcctcgtggggtccctcccacgggatgccgtccttccccagctgagcctgcgggggctgcccacaggctgcagctcttcaggaactgctcccacacggctccgtcccacggggtccacATCTATGCGTTTGGAGGGGAATCCAGATGAGGATTTTTGGGCAAGTGAATGAGCAATCATACTTTCAGACATGACTATCCTCAgtagctattaaaaaaatacttatattaaattaaacagTAAGGATTTAATTATGATGCTCCTTGTTAATATGAGTGTTCAGGCTTTACGACAGGGAGAAACAGAATGTCCTGCAGCTTAGGAGAGAATGGGTCTGTCAGAAAGTGTTAGTAGTAGTGCTTCCGCGCAGTACTTTAAATGCTGATGTAAAAACTCTGAATATACTCCCCCCACTCCTACATCCATCCTCCCCGCAAGTATCCTGTGTGGTTCAGTGAATATGCTAGGTGTAGTATTTCAGATGGCTTCCCTGCTTCTTGTTACTCACTGCTTAGCTTTGGGGAAGGAGGTTTTGAAGCACACTTTTTCATCACGTATTCATTGTGTCATCTCATCCATGGCTTCCCCGGGACACTACAAACACTAGCTGAGGACCagttttaaatttgtttctaaACGTGGCCAGTTTAACATTTTGATGTTTGATCTGTGTGCCAAAGCGTTCAGGACTTCTTCTTGTTTggtctggttttatttttcgTCCGGAGGGCTGCTTAATTCTAAAATAAGGTTGTTGATTCTAGAGAAATGACACAGCTGTGCAtgactgcatttctgctgctcgGTAGCGTGTTGTAAATCCCTGCCTCTGCTCATGGGGAGGAGTTTGGATGTTAAATAAACTACTTGCTGAAGCCCTCTGCGGTTCTGCTGTGACCAGAGCGCTTGTGTGGGATGTTTGTGCATTCCTAATGATAACCCGTTTCCCAAACACAGTTTAAGGATGCTTCAGTAAATTCAGTGACGTTCCATTCGCTTGGTGACCTGCAGaagtactgtaaataaaaacagacttcttttcctgtcttttccagGCCAGAGCCCTGTGTTAtggtttaaacaaaaaaaaaaaggggggggggaagagggggggaACCACCAAGAATGGCTTCTATGCAGTAAAAGTGGCTAGATGATAAATCAGGGCCTTTAATAAAAAGGCGAGTTGATAAATCAGAGAATGATTAGCCTTTTTTGTCATTCTCATTACCTTTTAATTGTAAAGAACAGGGTTACTCATAAGTCTGTGGTTTTGGATCTTTCTTAAATACCAGTCCAGAGTTGGTGGTGTGGTACATAGCAAGATATGGTCACCTCTCCTCAAAAACAGAAGAGTTAAATGTAGCTGTGGATtgggaaaacttttttttctttatgttagAGTCCTCGTTGTAAGCCTGTGATTCTTGGATGCTTTGTTGGTGGAGATGGGCTTCTTCCTgacttctctgtgctgctgcagtcacTGAGTTATGTGTTTTATAATGCATCTGCAGGCTGAAGGAGTATTCCTGTTTTTCTCGAGTGCCATCTTCACATTAAAACCGGAGTGCCCTACGGCCGTGCATTTAGCTGGATGAGTGAGCGAGCTCGTGAGACTCACCCTGGCTGCGTGACCACAGGAGCAAGGAGGGAGGCTGTGGGCATCATGGCTTACGGCATACGGGGAGATCAACTTAAGCTGATCACATTGCACTCAAGGGCAGTCATgcattggttttgttttctttttgaagcagCTTTTGCAATTACTTCATGTTTGAATGCTAGGGAAGGTCTGTTAGAGTGGATCCAGGCATGAGAAGTTCATTCACAGCACCTACTGGTTAAGGCTGGGGCAGTTGTTCACTGGCAAAATTGAAAATGCCTTCGAATAGCTATGCTAATAGCTAGCAGGGGAAGTGGAGAAGGAGGCACTGagctcttctccctggtaactGGTGATAGGACCCAGGGAAATGGCACAAAGcagtgccaggggaggttcagagGGGACATTAGGAAACGTGTCTTTACTGTGATGGTcgtcagacactggaacaggcttcctagggaggtggttgatgccccgtGCCTGTCGGTGTTCAAGgggcatttggacaatgcccttATTAATATGCATTgacttttggttagccctgaagtggcTGGgcagttggactcaatgatctttgaAGATCAATAATGCACTTCCAAGTAAATTATGCTATTCTATATAAACTGGAAGGTCATCACTGTCTAGCCTTGTTCTGTAGTGAAAAAGAAGAGCTGCTTCTCTGGGGGAAAGCCTCTTCAGTGACAGCCTGGAGTAGATATTAGAGATGGGAATCTGGCAGCACGGCTgcttttttcatattattttgaaagcttGCTGTAGGTTTTCCCTCTTGTGCGAATTTACTATTTGTTTGCAGCCTTTTAAGGCATGAGACATGACTCAGAGGTGCAGAGAAGCAGGTGCTCCATTGAGCACCGCTGTACAGAATTTGTCCTGAGTGCTGGATGCTCTTCAGGGACAGCACATTTGGGCCAGTACATGGACTtgacattttaataacataatAACCTGTTAACCTTCTGTATTTGCTGCAGTCTTTGTATGTTgggtgctttttttccccagcatagACAACGTCCAGATGTGAGATTTGCTTTATTCCCATTGCAAGTAAAACTCTGCTGGACACAAGCAGCATTGTGCTGATGCTGTTcgtcatagaatggctcgggtcggaagggaccttaaagatcatctagttccaacccccaaTTAAAAACGTTAATTTTTTCACACTTGTGCGTGCAATATCAGCTGTTGCTGTAGCTGTCAGCTGTGCGTGACTCAGGACAGAGTGAGTTACTCCTGCCTCGCTTGGAGGTTGTGCTCCTGGTGCAAGGAGTCTGCAATCCCACATGAACAGCTTCTCCCAGCTGCGCCCATGCTCTGCAGAGCCAACATTGTAAATACAAGTTCACGTTTTGCTTTGAAGTCTGTGTACTTTTCACTCTTAGGCCAATGACCTATTTTCTAAAAGTAACAAAATGAGTGATGCGGTGGAAGACTTCATGTACGTATACAAAACACGAATGAATGCCAGTTTTTCACAGGCAGTTTTGTCatttgcttgtgtttgtttcaCATGTATAGAtcgtagattttttttttctctccgtCTAGGAGACGTAGAGCAGAGTTAAATAAAAGTGCAGCCATATGTagtctcaaaataaaattcGAGGCAAATCAGCATAAATCAAGCAACATTTTACATAGAAGGcgttcttcattttttttttctttgtgtagtTAGGTAATAAACTATACAGTGATAAAGGAATATGGCTGTAAAACTGGGAGATACATTTGCCATATTTTACTTGGATATTACAAGGACTTAGAAATGTTTAGGTTATTTTATATACCATATGTGCTTTATTGCTTAAACTGCAGAGAATTTGTACTTCCCTGTGAAACCATTACGCTTTATGGCAAAATGCTTTAAGAATCGTCTGCATATTTATACAATAAACAGTAACAACTCATATGGTGTCATTATGGGACAGCTTTACTGCGGCATGCATAATATGGGGAGTTTTGCATTAGGTTTCTAGTTAGCATGTGGGGAGCGGATGATGATGTTCCTGGAAGTATCGTTTACGTGCACTAATGTGTGGGGGCCACAGTCTCTCTGGCagggcagaaataaaactgccaGGTGTTGTCCACAAATGGAGCAGCTTGTGCCAAGAGTTCAGCTGGTTTTGAAGGGTTTATTTAACCATTTATTCGCAGTGTGTGTGTCTAGGTATATGTGCATTGCTAAATCTGCCCTTTTTTTGAGCTGGAACCAATGTGCAATGTTGACATTTGCCAAGTAAGATCCCACCATGGAAGTAGCATGCCTGAGAGATGTGCTCAGGTGTTACAAAGAGAATTTACTAAAAGACTGTATGCTTTTGAAGCCACGATATTCTCTGGAGCTAGAGAGGTGATAATGAATGTATTTGTGTAATTATGCTTCTCTGTATTTTGGAATATGAGTACACTCTGGTAAACGTTCCCTTCACTTACTATATGCTTTGCAAAAGCAAGTTGTTTCCCTGTTACTCCCTGTTAACTGACCCCACtcctcttcaatatttttaaaagaaaaaaaaaggaaaagaaaaccaagcatAAAACCATGAGGTGATCCTTGTGCAAACCTGTGAAAGCAAGTCGGCTCAGGCTGCGAGCTGTCACTGTGGGAGCTATGCTGTGATGGAGACTGTCCTGCAACCAGCACCTTCATGTTTCAATCCACAGGGATGCGCTTGAAGGATTTACCTGGTGCCAGAAGCTGGGACGACCTTGGGACTGAGATGCTCAGGGGGTTCACTAGCAGCTACATGACCCCCAATGTTTTTCAGCCTGCAGGCAACCCAGGCGGTCTGGGCACTGTGATGTGCTGGGCTGTGGACAGCACTGGCTCACATGCTGGTTCCTCCCTGCTGTAAGGGAGGTGATGAGAAGCTGCTCCATCGGGGTGGTGGAGACACAAGTGGAGGATGTCACCATCCTCACCTAGCTGAGGACCAAGGTGTATCTGGATTAAAAATACCATAGTCGATACCTTCAATTGCACCTGGCAGCAAGTAAGTTGTTATTACCCTTTCGCTGCGGGAACAGATAACTGCATCCCCCCGCAAGGCACAGAGGCTGAGTAGTATTTTAGCTGCAGATTTGATCTGGGATTTTAGAAGCAGCAAAGGACGTGGTAATAGCTGCAGCCTATAAAATCTCTCAATAATAGGGTAGGAATCCTCTTCCTTACATCCTCGAGGTATCAAAATGAAGAGGTTACAGCTGCAACCTCTGCTCATTAAATACTGAGGGACTGAGTTAATTTGCTAAATGCAAAGATTGTTTTCAGGCAGAACACGATGGGTTGAGCTGAGTCGCAGCTTTTGTGTTCGCTGCAGTCAAATTTAAGATGAGCTGGTATTTCAGCCagctttttgtttgtgattTCAATATTCTAAAAATGGAATTTCCTGTTCCATATCTGAAGGAGATACCACACGTGCTTGTAGTTTAGATGTTATGGGCTGCATAGCATACGTGGTCACAGAGATCAATGGCATCTTGTATCGTTTTCCTGTTACCTGAAATATTTGGGTTATGCTTACATGGGTCCCAAGGGAGCTTTTTGGAGCCAAACCCCATTTATTTTACAGCCTGACTTTAATGCCTTTTAAAGGAAGAATGTGCTAATTCTCTAAGAAGGAATTTGAAGCACTTTTTTAGAACAAAAGAGGACTTGAGAGACAGGATTAATTTATTGTGTCATACGGATGTAAAAGCATCCGAGCACAAACTAGCTAGAGTAGCTAAGACtataaatgtgtgtttttcttttaagtactAGATGCATGGTGCTGCCTGTAACAGAGGAGAGGGTGCATTTCATCATATTAGCATGACAttacaaaaatagcttttaaagaTCCGTTTGGATTTGTTCTCCACTCCCAGTAGTTGGTTTTGGTAATCAGTGTcttgtaaaaaaacaacaacaaaaaaaaacatgctgaatAATCTGCaacatcacattttaaaaaggctgAATAGCAacagaggctggaaaaaaatagttcaacATCTGGAAATAATAAAGggcactgaaaaatgtttttgtaatgtGAAAGGGAAATGCActggaaaatgaatattttttcctgtaaacaaGGAAAGTTTGATAttatatttcctgttttatatttccttcttttgcacGATCTCAAGCTCTTGTGATTTGCCccttcagtgctgcagcagcggGACAGGAAGGCTGTGCTTTGTCAGGCTCCTGGGGGCACCGTCATTTCTGTTCAGCTACATCCACGGAGCCCTTGCAGCAAGAAGGTCGCTCAGTCTCCTTGCTCAGTGTGGTTTTTCACCCTCAATGTTGTTCTCTGGCTGGCAGTCACTTATCTTTCATAAATGCCAGATGGGGATGGAGCAAGCCTGAAAACATTGAAACTTCCTGCTTGTAGAAGCAGACAATAAATGCTGCCGAGGGGACAGAGGAGAAGGCTGtgaaataggaggaaaaaaatgatgaccAAATACGAGACCAAagagctttgatttttctttccactgccGCACTTGATTTTGCTGAAGTGACTGAGTGGGCGAAGGATACAGTAGTTGTGTGTCTGAGCTGTGATTGTCCTTTGTAACTTGTTTGCTCGTTTTCTCCTTCTAAGCGGGGAGGAGAATGCTTATAAAATAACTAGCAtagtgcaaatatttttcctgaacaAAAAGGTTGagagttcagaaaaataatgaaggacCCAAAGAGTCCATGCCAAgcccttgtttttgtttgttcagcaGCGGGGTGAGTGTCTTGTGTCAGTTCGTGATGCTTTCTTAACGGCTGTAAGCTGGCCAAGAAATAAGGGAgaagttctgaaaaataatgactCCTAGCATAAGATTCCACTTGGCTGAAGTTTGCCATCTCTAGAAACAGACTGTTCTCTAAATGCTGCAGATGAGGAATGGCTTTTGTGGTTACATGATTATATGCGTACATCCTTGCCGTGCAATTAAGAAATGGCCTGACTATGGCTGTTTGAGCGTGAGGGAGAATGGCTCTAGGTTACTGTTATCTAGCCGTAGTTAACAGAGTAGTATGTGCGCAGGTGGTTTTGTGCACGTGAACTCTGCCTTGTGCTTTCCGGCAAACGCAAACACACTCTGACACAATAAGAATACTGCTCTTCAGATGAACGATGTTTATGTAGGCCCTGTGGTGCTTCATTGTACTGGATTCCTCTGCAGTCAACAGCAATTTATTTCTCACTTCTGCGTTAGTCGGGAGCAGCGGGCAGGAAAAACTTCGTGGATGACGCATCTTGCATAAGGATACAGTGAGCATTTACGTTTCAGTGCATGGTTTAGAACAACAAAGGCAAGGCAATTATTTACTGGTTACAGTCTTGCTCAGAGGACATCTAGCTGTGCAATTCACCAAAGTTACTCTGTTTGATAAGTGTATTAATTCGTTTGAAGCCTGGTGCTTTTTCCAGGACATCAGCCAATTCAGTGCTTGGCAGATGCATATGTTGTTACTTACTTGGCTTTGACTTGTGCTTCAACAGCTTGCATCTCCTCCAGATTCTTATAGTCTACCCTTCAACAGGGATGTATTGCTCATCCTTATAGCTAGCTCTTGCTTGTTTAAAAGCCATTCCACCCTTCCTCTAACTTTNNNNNNNNNNGCTAGCTCTTGCTTGTTTAAAAGCCATTCCACCCTTCCTCTAACTTTACTGTGACGTTCTGATATCTGAGAGCATAAGTCAGAGGTCTCTGAAGAGAACAGAGATATGTAACACACGAAGTACATTTGATTgagtaacagttttaaactaaaagagggtaagttggataaaataaattctttactgtgagggtgataAAGCACCAGGCCAAGTTGCCTGGAGAACTTGTGaatgcctcatccctggaagtgaTCAAGGCcactttgggcaacctggtctagtgggtggcatccctgcccatggcagggggttggaacgagatgatctttaaggtcccttccaacttaaaacactctgtgattctgtatgaTCTGCAAACTTCTTGCAAATTTTAAGCTGTGTGTGGTTTGAGTGTCATATGGGTTGGGTTTCTTGGTTTTGTCTATCAATAGAACTGATTTCTGATCGtgtctgttctttctttatAGATGCTTTGAGGGTGATATGTCTGCGAGTGCTTCAGGTTTCTCCTACAAGATGTGTTCCACAAATCCAACCAATTGGGTTACCTTCGACGACGAGCCACTCTTCCAGTCACCTCAGAAATTGGTTGATAATCACAGCAGTTGTAAAGCAAATGGCCTTAAACTCAATCTTTCTAACGTGCATGAATCTTCAAGTCGATCATCTTCTACAGGCAGCACTCCACTCTCGTCTCCTGTAGTTGACTTCTACCTAAGCCCTGGGCCCCCCAGTAACTCTCCACTGACCACACCAACCAGAGACTACCCAGGCAGTCCGTGCATCCAGAACCCTGGGATTCATATCCTGTATCCTATTCCTGAATGGCCATCAAATGTTAACCTTCCGTCACCTGGGGTTTGCTCATCCCTCAACTTGCAGAAATCCAGCAGCCTTCCTTTGACTAATGACAATCCAGTTAAGACTTCATTCTCCAAATCAACAGATGAGGGAAACCCTGATCTGCAAGGAAGCTGTGGCAAGTCAGGAGAGTCGTTGACACTGGGGCGCTTCCCCCACTTCCAGAGTGACTGTGGCTTTTCCAGTCCCTTTTGGAAGGAAGGATGCTCACTCAGCACATCACCAGCTAATGTTAACACGTGCAGGAAGGACAAAGCGATTAACAAAGGCATTTGTcattctaaagaaaaagaagtttacCATGACCAGAAGAGCCTTAACCAGGGCTCCTTCAGCTACATCTGTGAGAGGCTCGAACACCTGCAGGCTGATGGCTCTGACACTGTGGGAAGCCTTCCCATCTCCAGTGCTCACGCGTGGCACAAGCAATCCCCAGCTGTTCCTCACGGCCTGTTCAGGAGCAGGAAAGCTGATGGATGGCCATTCATGCTGCGCATTCCTGAAAAGAAGAACATGATGTCGTCTCGGCAGTGGGGTCCTATTTACCTGAGGGTTCTAGCTGGAGGTGTGTTGCAGATGTACTATGAAAAGGGCCTTGAGAAACCTTTCAGAGAAttccagctgcagccacacTGTAAGCTATCTGAACCCAAACTAGAGAGCTATAATGTTTCAGGAAAAATCCACACCGTGAAGATTGAGTGTGTCTCttacacagagaaaaggaagtatCATCCCAAAGTAGAAGTGATCCATGAGCCGGAGGTTGAGCAGATGTTAAAGTTAGGAACCACGGATTATAATGACTTCACTGATTTCATTGTAACAGTTGAGGAAGAGCTTATGAAACTTCCTACCATTTCTAAGCAAAGGAGAAATTATGAAGAACAAGAAATGACTCTAGAAATAGTGGATAACTTCTGGGGGAAAGTCActaaagcagaaggaaagcttGTAGAAAGTGCTGTCATCACACACAtttattgtttgtgttttgtgaaTGGAAGTACTGACTGCTTTCTAACACTGAATGACCTGGAACTCCAGAAGAGGGATGAGCATTACTTTGAGAAGGATGTGGAGAAGAAATGGATCAATATTCTCGATTCCTATTTCCATAGCTGTGTCAAAACACAGGAATTTGAGCAATCGCGCATTATTAAGTTTACACCCCCTGATGCCTATAGGCTGGAGCTAATGCGTTTCAGGACACAGTATCATGGAGAAGACCTTCCGTTTTCTGTGAAGGCTGCAGTAGTGGTTCAGGGGGCATATGTAGAGCTTCAGGCTTTTATAAATATGTCTTCAGCTACAACACGTTTACCCTCTGtgaaatactgtgaaaatgTTATGATACGCTTTCCAGTTCCTGTTCAGTGGATCAAAGCACTTTGGACCATGAACCTCCAAAGGCAGAAGTCcctaaaagcaaaaatgaatagAAGAACATGCCTTGGTTCTTTACATGAGATTGAATCTGATCCCATAATACAAGTCT includes the following:
- the STON1 gene encoding stonin-1, with protein sequence MSASASGFSYKMCSTNPTNWVTFDDEPLFQSPQKLVDNHSSCKANGLKLNLSNVHESSSRSSSTGSTPLSSPVVDFYLSPGPPSNSPLTTPTRDYPGSPCIQNPGIHILYPIPEWPSNVNLPSPGVCSSLNLQKSSSLPLTNDNPVKTSFSKSTDEGNPDLQGSCGKSGESLTLGRFPHFQSDCGFSSPFWKEGCSLSTSPANVNTCRKDKAINKGICHSKEKEVYHDQKSLNQGSFSYICERLEHLQADGSDTVGSLPISSAHAWHKQSPAVPHGLFRSRKADGWPFMLRIPEKKNMMSSRQWGPIYLRVLAGGVLQMYYEKGLEKPFREFQLQPHCKLSEPKLESYNVSGKIHTVKIECVSYTEKRKYHPKVEVIHEPEVEQMLKLGTTDYNDFTDFIVTVEEELMKLPTISKQRRNYEEQEMTLEIVDNFWGKVTKAEGKLVESAVITHIYCLCFVNGSTDCFLTLNDLELQKRDEHYFEKDVEKKWINILDSYFHSCVKTQEFEQSRIIKFTPPDAYRLELMRFRTQYHGEDLPFSVKAAVVVQGAYVELQAFINMSSATTRLPSVKYCENVMIRFPVPVQWIKALWTMNLQRQKSLKAKMNRRTCLGSLHEIESDPIIQVSVGTAKYESAYRAVVWKIDRLPDKNSSSDHPHSLSYKLELGSDQEIPSDWYPFATVQFVVHDTCASGTEVKSLGLESDVQPQKHVIQKAFYNCQVEIEKKWIRLDGEDPDKAGNCLMQ